The nucleotide sequence GTGCCCGCTGCAGGACCAGGCGCTCGCGTTCGGGCCCGGGGAGAGCCGCTACCGCGAGGCCAAGCGCGTCTACCCCAAGCCGCTGCCGCTGTCTCCGCTCGTGAACCTCGACCGCGAGCGCTGCGTGCTGTGCGCGCGCTGCACGCGCTTCTGCGACCAGATCTCGGGCGACCGGTTCATCGAGCTGTTCGCGCGCGGCGCGGCCGAGCAGGTCTCGATCGCGCCCGGCGAGGACTTCCGTTCGCCGTTCAGCGGCAACACGGTGCAGATCTGTCCGGTCGGTGCGCTCACGTCGACCCCGTACCGCTTCGTCGCCCGGCCGTTCGACCTCACCACGGTCGACACGGTCTGTCCCCACTGCAGCGCGGGCTGCAACATCAAGCTCGACATGCGCCGGGGCGAGGTCGTGCGCCAGCTCGCGCGAGACAACTACGACGTGAACGACGCCTGGCTCTGCGACAAGGGGCGATACGCGTTCCGGTTCCCCGACTCGCCGGATCGCGTCGCGACGCCGCTGATCCGCGACCGCGGCCTCGAGCCCGCGTCGTTCGGCGAGGTCCTGACCCGGGTGGCTGCCTGGACCGAGGGGAAGCGCGTCGCGATGCTCACCGGCGGCCGGCTCATGGACGAGGACTACTTCGCGCTGTCGAAGCTCGCCCGCACGGTGTTCCGTACGAACGACGTCGACCACCGGCGGGCGGGGGAGACGGGCGCAGCCGCCGCCGAGCGGCACGCCGCCGCGAGCCCGATGGCGGTCAGCTACAAGGACGTGGAACGGGCGGGCGCGATCCTCGTGGTCGGGCTCGACGCGGAGCAGGAGGTGCCGATCCTGCACCTTCGCCTGCGGAAGGCCGCGAGGCGCGGGGCGAGGATCTGGGTCGTGCATCCGCGGCGCACCCGCCTGCACGATGTGGCGACCCACGTGCTGTGCGCGCCGGGAGACGAGGCGCGTCTGCTGGCCGGCGGTGCCGACGCGACCGTCGACGAGGCCTTGGCGGCGATCCGGGATCTGGGCGACGAGGCGGTCGTGCTCGCGGGCGAGCGGCCCGGTGCCGCCGACGCCGCGAAGGCCTCGGCCGACGCGGCCGGCGCGCGGTTCCAGTACGTGACCCGGCGGGCGAACGACCGCGGGGCGCTGCTCGCAGGGGTCCACCCGTCACTGCTGCCCGGGGGGCGCTCGATGCAGCAGGTCGACGACGTCGAACGGGTATGGGGCCCGCTGATGAACCGCGAGCCGGGTCGAGACACGATGGGCATCCTGCGTGCGTGCGCCGACCGGGAGGTCGACGTGCTGTTCCTGATCGGCGTCGACCTGCTCCGCGACGTGCCCGACGCGGGCCTCGTGCGACGCGCGCTCGACAACGTGCCGGTCAAGGTCGTGCAGTCGCTCGAGCTCGGCTCGCTCGAGCGCTTCGCCGACGCGTTCCTGCCGGCCAGCGCGTTCCTCGAGAAGGACGGGCACGTCTCCACCTGGGAGGGGCGCGGTCAGCGGCTGCGGGCGATCCGGGGACGCGACGGGATCAGCCTGGCGGACTGGGAGATCTTCTCGAGCATGGCGCTCGCGTGCGGCGGTGACCTGGGCTTCGAGACGCTCGACGAGATCCACGAGGAGATGGGCCGGCTGCTGGGGGCGCGCGCGGGAAGCGTGCGCGACGAGGAGGTCGGCGCGCCCGTCGCCGAGGGCCAGCCCAGCGGCTCGGTCGAGGGCCTCGACGCCCAGCCCGACTGGGAGCGCGTGCGGGGTGACGAGGGGGCCACGGCCGAGGTGGACCGCTCGCGCGGAGGCCTCGGCGAGACGCACGACGCGGGCACGGCCGAGGGTGACGACGGCCTCGTTCTCTTCACCTATCCGCTGCTCGTCGACGAGGGGCGGCTGTCCGAGCACGCC is from Actinomycetota bacterium and encodes:
- the nuoG gene encoding NADH-quinone oxidoreductase subunit NuoG — its product is MTGEAVTLTIDGKEVTVPSGTLIIRAAEQIGVEIPRFCDHPLLDPVGACRQCYVEVEGQRKLFTSCTTTVSEGMIVKTQNTSDVVHDAQVANLEFLLLNHPLDCPICDRGGECPLQDQALAFGPGESRYREAKRVYPKPLPLSPLVNLDRERCVLCARCTRFCDQISGDRFIELFARGAAEQVSIAPGEDFRSPFSGNTVQICPVGALTSTPYRFVARPFDLTTVDTVCPHCSAGCNIKLDMRRGEVVRQLARDNYDVNDAWLCDKGRYAFRFPDSPDRVATPLIRDRGLEPASFGEVLTRVAAWTEGKRVAMLTGGRLMDEDYFALSKLARTVFRTNDVDHRRAGETGAAAAERHAAASPMAVSYKDVERAGAILVVGLDAEQEVPILHLRLRKAARRGARIWVVHPRRTRLHDVATHVLCAPGDEARLLAGGADATVDEALAAIRDLGDEAVVLAGERPGAADAAKASADAAGARFQYVTRRANDRGALLAGVHPSLLPGGRSMQQVDDVERVWGPLMNREPGRDTMGILRACADREVDVLFLIGVDLLRDVPDAGLVRRALDNVPVKVVQSLELGSLERFADAFLPASAFLEKDGHVSTWEGRGQRLRAIRGRDGISLADWEIFSSMALACGGDLGFETLDEIHEEMGRLLGARAGSVRDEEVGAPVAEGQPSGSVEGLDAQPDWERVRGDEGATAEVDRSRGGLGETHDAGTAEGDDGLVLFTYPLLVDEGRLSEHADELKAALEDEAFVELHPADAAAIGVVDGALATVRTEAGEAELPVVVTEHVARGSAFVPFNQPGLAANALLSGQMLVRASISTIGGTTGDQAAEPAAAAVGGDA